The proteins below come from a single Takifugu rubripes chromosome 10, fTakRub1.2, whole genome shotgun sequence genomic window:
- the LOC101066394 gene encoding guanine nucleotide-binding protein G(olf) subunit alpha-like, with amino-acid sequence MGCLGGKTEEERLDEKSKREANKKIERQLQKERQAYKATHRLLLLGAGESGKSTIVKQMKILHVDGFNTEEKQQKIQDIRKNVKDAIVTIVSAMSMLTPPIALGNPGNQFRVDYIKSIAPLSDFEYTEEFFEHAQKLWEDDGIKACFERSNEYQLIDCAKYFMDRLDSVRRTDYTPTDQDLLRCRVLTSGIFETRFQVDKVNFHMFDVGGQRDERRKWIQCFNDVTAIIFVAASSSYNMVIREDNSTNRLRESLDLFRSIWTNRFLKTISVILFLNKQDVLADKILAGKSKLEDYFPEYNNYQVPTEAVPDADEDPRVTRAKFFIRDEFLRISTASGDGKHYCYPHFTCAVDTENIRRVFNDCRDIIQRMHLRQYELL; translated from the exons ATGGGCTGTCTGGGGgggaagacagaggaagaaCGACTGGATGAAAAATCAAAGAGAGAAGCCAACAAGAAGATCGAAAGGCAGCTGCAGAAAGAGCGACAGGCGTATAAAGCCACACACCGACTCTTACTGCTGG gtgcaggagAATCAGGTAAAAGCACTATAGTGAAGCAGATGAAGATTCTTCACGTTGATGGTTTTAATACCGA AGAGAAACAACAGAAGATTCAAGACATCAGGAAGAACGTGAAGGATGCCATTGTG ACCATTGTCTCAGCCATGAGCATGTTGACACCTCCGATAGCTCTGGGTAACCCTGGCAACCAGTTCAGAGTCGACTACATCAAAAGCATCGCTCCACTGTCTGATTTTGAATACACAGAG GAGTTCTTTGAGCATGCTCAGAAGCTGTGGGAGGACGATGGCATCAAGGCGTGTTTTGAACGCTCAAATGAATATCAGCTGATCGACTGTGCTAAGTa cttCATGGACAGGTTGGActcagtgaggaggacagatTACACACCTACTGACCAG GATTTGCTGCGTTGCCGAGTCTTGACCTCGGGAATTTTTGAGACGAGGTTTCAGGTGGACAAGGTCAACTTCCA cATGTTTGATGttggaggacagagagatgaaCGCAGGAAGTGGATTCAGTGTTTTAATG atGTGACAGCCATCATCTTTgtagcagccagcagcagctacaacatgGTGATCAGAGAAGACAACTCCACCAATCGGCTGCGGGAGTCTCTGGACCTCTTCAGATCCATTTGGAccaacag GTttctgaagaccatctcggtgATCTTGTTCTTGAACAAACAGGATGTTCTTGCTGACAAAATTCTGGCAGGAAAATCCAAACTTGAGGATTATTTTCCTGAATACAACAACTACCAAGTTCCTACTGAAG ctgttCCAGATGCTGATGAAGACCCTCGAGTGACCAGGGCCAAGTTCTTCATCAGAGATGAGTTTCTG AGGATCAGCACAGCGAGCGGCGATGGGAAGCACTACTGCTACCCTCACTTCACCTGTGCCGTGGACACTGAAAACATTCGCCGTGTCTTCAACGACTGCCGTGACATCATCCAGCGAATGCACCTGAGACAGTACGAGCTGCTGTGA